One stretch of Equus caballus isolate H_3958 breed thoroughbred chromosome 24, TB-T2T, whole genome shotgun sequence DNA includes these proteins:
- the LOC138920522 gene encoding SLC35A4 upstream open reading frame protein-like codes for MADDKDSLPKLKDLAFLKDQLESLQRRVEDEVNSGVGQDGSLLSSPFLKGFLAGYVEVKLRASAVLGFAVGTCTAIYAAQAYAVSIVEKTLRDYLRSLCKGPD; via the coding sequence ATGGCGGATGACAAGGATTCTCTGCCCAAGCTTAAGGACTTGGCGTTTCTCAAGGACCAGCTGGAGAGCCTGCAGCGGCGTGTGGAAGATGAAGTCAACAGTGGTGTGGGCCAGGACGGCTCGCTGTTGTCCTCCCCATTCCTCAAGGGCTTCCTGGCTGGCTATGTGGAGGTGAAACTGAGGGCATCAGCAGTATTGGGCTTTGCCGTGGGCACCTGCACTGCCATCTACGCAGCTCAGGCATATGCTGTGTCCATTGTGGAGAAGACATTAAGGGACTATCTGCGGTCACTGTGCAAGGGACCTGACTAG
- the SLC35A4 gene encoding LOW QUALITY PROTEIN: probable UDP-sugar transporter protein SLC35A4 (The sequence of the model RefSeq protein was modified relative to this genomic sequence to represent the inferred CDS: inserted 2 bases in 2 codons; deleted 1 base in 1 codon) produces MYHGSSLLGAGSITSFSPNVSQSPLPLAIYTGHPGSGVGMSVEDGGMPGLGHPRQARWTLMLLLSTAMYXSHAPLLALCRVDGRVPFPPSSAVLLTELTKLLLCTFPFLVGWQAWPRGAPPWRQAVPFALSALLYGPNNNLVIYLQRYMDPSTYQVLSNLKIGSMALFYCLCLQHRLPARQGLALLLPMAAGVCYAAGGLQNPGNLPSGPPPAAAASPMPLHITPLGLLLLVVYCLISGLSSVYTELLMKRQQLPLALQNLFLYTFGVLLNLGLHAGGGPGPGLLEGFSGWAALVVLSQALNGCXHGSSITWLFVVSCSLVVNAMLSAALLRLQLTAAFFLATLLIGLAVRMYYGSR; encoded by the exons ATGTACCATGGCTCCTCCCTCCTGGGAGCTGGCTCCATAACTTCATTTTCCCCAAATGTGTCACAATCCCCACTGCCTCTTGCCATTTACACAGGCCACCCAGGGTCTGGTGTGGGCATGAGTGTAGAGGATGGGGGTATGCCAGGCCTGGGCCATCCCAGGCAGGCCCGCTGGACCCTGATGCTACTCCTGTCCACTGCTATGT GCTCCCATGCCCCATTGTTGGCACTGTGCCGTGTGGACGGC CGAGTGCCCTTCCCGCCCTCCTCAGCTGTGCTGCTGACTGAGCTGACCAAGCTGCTCTTGTGTACTTTTCCTTTCCTGGTGGGCTGGCAGGCATGGCCCCGGGGGGCCCCACCCTGGCGCCAGGCTGTCCCCTTTGCACTATCAGCCCTGCTCTACGGGCCTAACAACAACCTGGTGATCTATCTTCAACGTTACATGGACCCCAGCACCTACCAAGTACTGAGCAATCTCAAGATTGGAAGCATGGCCCTGTTCTACTGCCTCTGCCTCCAACACCGCCTCCCTGCACGCCAGGGCTTAGCACTGCTGCTGCCCATGGCAGCAGGGGTCTGCTATGCAGCTGGTGGCCTCCAGAACCCTGGGAACCTCCCTTCTGGGCCCCCTCCAGCAGCTGCTGCCAGCCCCATGCCCCTGCATATCACTCCACTAGGACTGCTGCTCCTTGTCGTGTACTGCCTCATCTCAGGCTTGTCATCCGTGTACACAGAACTGCTCATGAAGCGGCAACAGCTACCCTTAGCCCTTCAGAACCTCTTCCTCTACACCTTTGGTGTGCTCCTGAACCTAGGTCTGCATGCAGGTGGCGGCCCCGGCCCAGGCCTCCTGGAGGGTTTCTCAGGATGGGCAGCACTCGTGGTGCTGAGCCAGGCACTAAATGGAT TGCATGGCAGCAGCATCACATGGCTCTTTGTTGTGTCCTGCTCACTAGTGGTCAACGCCATGCTCTCAGCAGCCCTGCTGCGGCTACAGCTCACAGCTGCCTTCTTCCTGGCCACGCTGCTCATTGGCCTGGCTGTGCGCATGTACTATGGCAGCCGCTAG